One stretch of Cedecea neteri DNA includes these proteins:
- the tcyL gene encoding cystine ABC transporter permease has product MQESLQLVLDSAPYLLKGAVFTLQLSIGGMFFGLILGFMLALMRLSAFLPFSLLSRFYVSIFRGTPLIAQLFMIYYGLPQFGIELDPIPSAMIGLSLNTAAYASETLRAAISSIDKGQWEAAASIGMTRWQTLRRAILPQSARVALPPLGNSFISLVKDTSLAATIQVPELFRQAQLITSRTLEVFTMYLAASLVYWVMATVLSALQNYFENQLNRQDREPK; this is encoded by the coding sequence ATGCAAGAAAGTTTGCAACTGGTGCTGGACTCAGCACCGTATCTGCTTAAAGGGGCGGTCTTTACGCTGCAGCTGAGTATCGGCGGAATGTTCTTCGGCCTGATCCTCGGTTTTATGCTGGCGCTGATGCGCCTGTCGGCGTTTTTACCGTTTTCGCTACTGTCGCGTTTCTATGTCTCAATATTTCGCGGCACGCCGCTTATCGCCCAGCTCTTTATGATTTATTACGGGCTGCCGCAGTTTGGCATCGAGCTGGACCCGATCCCCTCAGCGATGATCGGCCTGTCGCTCAATACCGCGGCGTATGCCTCCGAAACGCTGCGTGCGGCCATTTCGTCCATTGATAAAGGGCAGTGGGAAGCGGCGGCCAGTATCGGCATGACGCGCTGGCAAACGCTGCGGCGCGCGATTCTGCCACAGTCCGCCCGCGTGGCATTACCTCCGCTGGGCAACAGCTTTATCAGCCTGGTGAAAGATACCTCCCTGGCGGCGACGATTCAGGTGCCCGAGCTGTTCCGCCAGGCGCAGCTGATTACCTCGCGCACGCTGGAAGTCTTTACCATGTATCTCGCCGCCTCCCTGGTGTACTGGGTGATGGCGACGGTGCTCTCCGCGCTGCAGAACTATTTCGAAAATCAGCTTAATCGCCAGGACAGGGAGCCGAAATGA
- the tcyN gene encoding L-cystine ABC transporter ATP-binding protein TcyN: MSAIDVKKLVKKFHGQTVLHGIDLDVKPGEVVAIIGPSGSGKTTLLRSINLLEEPESGLIQVGDITIDAGQPLAKQKEKIRQLRQQVGFVFQNFNLFPHRTVLENIIEGPVIVKGEPKEEAIARARELLVKVGLSGKETSYPRRLSGGQQQRVAIARALAMRPEVILFDEPTSALDPELVGEVLNTIRQLAEEKRTMVIVTHEMSFARDVADRAIFMDQGKIVEQGPAKTLFANPQQPRTRQFLDKFLTQ; the protein is encoded by the coding sequence ATGAGCGCCATCGACGTAAAAAAACTGGTGAAAAAATTCCACGGTCAGACGGTGCTGCACGGCATCGATCTCGACGTCAAGCCGGGTGAAGTGGTGGCGATAATTGGCCCCAGCGGCTCGGGAAAAACAACGCTGTTGCGCAGCATCAATCTGCTTGAAGAGCCGGAAAGCGGCCTCATTCAGGTGGGCGACATCACGATCGATGCCGGGCAGCCGCTGGCGAAGCAGAAAGAGAAGATTCGCCAACTGCGTCAGCAGGTAGGCTTCGTGTTCCAGAACTTCAATCTGTTTCCACACCGCACGGTGCTGGAAAACATTATTGAAGGCCCGGTCATCGTTAAGGGTGAGCCGAAAGAAGAAGCCATTGCCCGGGCGCGAGAGCTGCTGGTGAAGGTGGGGCTCAGCGGGAAAGAAACCAGCTATCCACGTCGTCTGTCCGGCGGGCAGCAGCAGCGTGTGGCGATTGCCCGGGCGCTGGCAATGCGCCCGGAGGTTATTCTGTTTGATGAACCCACGTCGGCGCTGGATCCTGAGCTGGTGGGGGAAGTGCTGAACACCATCCGCCAGCTGGCGGAAGAGAAGCGTACGATGGTCATTGTGACCCACGAAATGAGCTTTGCCCGCGACGTGGCCGACCGCGCCATTTTTATGGACCAGGGTAAAATCGTGGAGCAGGGGCCGGCCAAAACGCTTTTTGCCAACCCGCAGCAGCCTCGTACTCGCCAGTTCCTGGATAAGTTTTTGACCCAATAA
- a CDS encoding CoA transferase, whose translation MVKSSFSSLLAAMSQEQGLGIPSSPVVVSGEGALISCFPVTELAAASIATAGIALKALLSRPNASLSIDQRLASYWFSASHFPVNRAPAALWDEFAGDYATADGWVRLHTNAAHHRQAMERVLGVSKNKATLAQQVAHWGKTELEEAIVAAGGCAAAMLTHDEWLKHPHGKTVSAEPLFWQEYHAEASRPELTLPPARPLAGIQVLDLTRIIAGPVGTRFLAGLGAKVLRLDPPEWEEPTLVEEVTPGKRCARLDLKSSGGREQFKALLGEADVLVHGYRADALESLGFDAETVQAISPGLVDVSLNAWGWRGPWRNRRGFDSLVQMSSGIAGAGQRWKKTERPHPLPVQALDHATGYLIAAAVLKGLKVRHEQHRGYSARLSLARTAALLMSQQAGDHPALAAINTHDFQPLIEWSEFGMGNRLKFPLMLAGTPVIWATPPAALGSAKAAWW comes from the coding sequence ATGGTTAAATCCTCGTTTTCCTCCCTCCTGGCCGCAATGAGTCAGGAACAGGGGCTGGGCATCCCTTCCAGCCCGGTCGTTGTGAGCGGCGAAGGTGCACTCATATCCTGTTTTCCTGTTACCGAACTCGCCGCCGCCAGTATCGCTACCGCAGGAATCGCGCTCAAAGCGCTGCTCTCTCGCCCGAATGCCTCTCTTTCTATAGACCAGAGACTTGCCTCGTACTGGTTTTCCGCCAGCCACTTTCCCGTTAACCGCGCTCCGGCAGCATTATGGGATGAATTTGCCGGGGATTACGCCACGGCGGACGGCTGGGTGCGGCTACACACCAACGCGGCGCACCACAGGCAGGCAATGGAACGCGTGCTGGGCGTCAGTAAAAATAAAGCCACACTCGCGCAGCAGGTCGCTCACTGGGGAAAAACCGAGCTTGAAGAGGCGATAGTGGCTGCAGGCGGATGCGCCGCCGCGATGCTGACCCACGACGAATGGCTCAAACACCCGCACGGGAAAACCGTTTCAGCAGAGCCGTTATTCTGGCAGGAGTACCACGCTGAGGCCTCCCGCCCCGAACTGACTTTGCCACCTGCTCGCCCGCTGGCCGGCATTCAGGTCCTGGATCTCACCCGCATTATTGCCGGGCCGGTCGGCACACGTTTTTTAGCCGGCCTGGGCGCGAAGGTACTGCGCCTCGACCCGCCGGAATGGGAAGAGCCCACGCTTGTCGAGGAAGTCACGCCTGGGAAAAGATGCGCGAGGCTCGACCTCAAGTCCTCCGGGGGACGGGAGCAGTTCAAAGCCCTGCTTGGCGAAGCGGATGTCCTGGTGCACGGCTACCGAGCGGACGCGCTGGAATCGCTGGGCTTTGACGCCGAAACCGTGCAGGCAATCTCGCCGGGGCTGGTAGACGTTTCGCTCAACGCCTGGGGGTGGCGCGGCCCCTGGCGGAACCGAAGAGGCTTCGACAGCCTGGTGCAAATGTCCAGCGGCATTGCCGGGGCAGGACAGCGTTGGAAAAAAACAGAGCGCCCTCACCCGCTGCCCGTTCAGGCCCTGGATCACGCCACGGGCTATCTCATTGCTGCGGCGGTGCTTAAAGGCTTAAAGGTACGGCATGAACAGCATCGGGGATATAGCGCCCGCCTGTCCCTCGCCCGCACGGCCGCGTTATTGATGTCGCAGCAGGCAGGTGACCATCCCGCGCTTGCGGCAATCAATACGCATGATTTCCAGCCGCTGATCGAGTGGTCCGAGTTTGGGATGGGCAACCGGTTGAAGTTCCCCCTTATGCTGGCGGGCACGCCGGTTATCTGGGCCACACCACCGGCGGCGCTCGGCTCGGCGAAAGCCGCCTGGTGGTGA
- the sdiA gene encoding transcriptional regulator SdiA — protein sequence MLERDFFSWRREALELFLSITQASELQTLVQQQTQRLEFDYFSLCVRHPVPFTRPKLSLQSSYPQKWLEWYVTENYFAIDPVLKQSNFMRGEIIWSDALFAESRELWDAARDHGLATGRTHCVMSPNRTAGFLSVSRSNVRPDVLPEDELGLRLGYIAELSMATLTRLDDPSVEILDMKFSRREREILQWTGEGKTSAEIAIILSISENTVNFHQKNMQKKFNAPNKTQIACYAAAMGII from the coding sequence ATGCTGGAACGTGACTTTTTTAGCTGGCGACGGGAAGCACTCGAACTTTTCCTGTCAATTACCCAGGCCAGCGAATTACAAACTTTAGTTCAACAACAAACTCAGCGCCTGGAGTTTGATTATTTTTCGCTGTGCGTTCGGCACCCGGTGCCATTTACACGGCCTAAATTATCCTTGCAGAGTTCTTATCCACAAAAATGGTTAGAGTGGTATGTGACTGAAAACTATTTTGCTATTGATCCGGTATTGAAACAGTCTAATTTCATGCGTGGGGAAATAATCTGGAGCGACGCCTTGTTTGCCGAGTCTCGTGAGCTTTGGGACGCCGCGCGCGACCACGGCCTGGCGACAGGCAGGACTCACTGCGTGATGTCGCCTAACCGCACGGCTGGTTTTCTCTCCGTTTCGCGCTCAAACGTACGCCCGGATGTTTTGCCTGAAGACGAACTGGGGCTGCGGCTTGGCTACATTGCAGAACTGAGCATGGCGACGCTAACGAGGCTTGACGATCCGTCGGTTGAAATACTGGATATGAAGTTCAGCAGGCGTGAACGGGAGATTTTGCAGTGGACGGGTGAGGGGAAAACGTCGGCAGAAATCGCGATTATTCTGTCAATTTCTGAGAATACGGTGAACTTCCACCAGAAGAATATGCAGAAGAAATTCAACGCGCCAAACAAGACGCAGATAGCGTGTTACGCCGCAGCGATGGGAATTATTTGA
- a CDS encoding DUF2594 family protein: protein MSTPDFSTADNTSELAQEVTCLKTLLTLMLQAMGQADAGRVILKMEKQIAQLEDQAQAEVFGNTVQQIKQAYRQ, encoded by the coding sequence ATGAGCACTCCTGATTTTTCCACCGCCGACAACACCAGCGAACTGGCACAAGAAGTCACCTGTCTGAAAACGCTGTTAACCCTGATGCTGCAGGCTATGGGCCAGGCTGATGCGGGCCGAGTTATCCTGAAAATGGAAAAACAGATCGCTCAATTGGAAGACCAGGCTCAGGCTGAAGTATTCGGTAATACCGTTCAGCAAATTAAACAGGCTTACCGTCAATAA
- the uvrY gene encoding UvrY/SirA/GacA family response regulator transcription factor: MINVLLVDDHELVRAGIRRILEEIKGIKVSGEANCGEDAIKWCRSNPVDVVLMDMNMPGIGGLEATRKIARYSSDIKVIMLTIHTENPLPAKVMQAGAAGYLSKGAAPQDVVNAIRSVNAGQRYIASDIAQQMALSQIEPEAESPFASLSERELQIMLMITKGQKVNEISEQLNLSPKTVNSYRYRMFSKLNISGDVELTHLAIRHGLFNAETLISSE, encoded by the coding sequence TTGATCAACGTTCTTCTTGTTGATGACCACGAACTGGTGCGCGCAGGGATACGACGCATTCTGGAAGAGATTAAAGGCATCAAAGTCTCGGGTGAAGCGAACTGCGGTGAGGATGCCATTAAATGGTGCCGCAGCAACCCGGTCGATGTCGTGTTAATGGATATGAATATGCCGGGGATCGGCGGCCTGGAAGCCACCCGTAAGATTGCCCGTTACTCTTCAGATATCAAAGTTATCATGTTGACTATCCATACCGAGAATCCGCTGCCTGCGAAAGTGATGCAGGCCGGCGCGGCAGGTTACCTGAGCAAAGGCGCGGCGCCTCAGGACGTGGTTAACGCGATTCGCTCCGTCAATGCGGGCCAGCGTTACATCGCCTCCGACATTGCCCAGCAGATGGCCTTAAGCCAGATAGAGCCCGAGGCGGAATCCCCCTTCGCCAGTTTGTCTGAGCGTGAATTACAGATTATGCTGATGATCACCAAAGGCCAGAAGGTCAATGAGATCTCTGAGCAGCTTAATCTCAGCCCTAAAACGGTGAACAGCTACCGCTATCGGATGTTTAGTAAACTGAATATCAGCGGCGACGTTGAGCTGACACACCTGGCTATCCGCCATGGGTTATTCAACGCGGAGACGTTAATCAGTAGTGAGTGA
- the uvrC gene encoding excinuclease ABC subunit UvrC has protein sequence MSDTFDSRAFLKTVTSKPGVYRMYDAGSTVIYVGKAKDLKKRLSSYFRTNLASRKTEALVALIHHIDVTVTHTETEALLLEHNYIKLYQPRYNVLLRDDKSYPFIFLSADSHPRLAMHRGAKHAKGEYFGPFPNGYAVRETLALLQKVFPIRQCENSVYRNRSRPCLQYQIGRCLGPCVAGLVTEDDYARQVDYVRLFLAGKDDQVLTQLIGRMEEASKNLEFEEAARIRDQIQAVRRITEKQFVSNTGDDLDVIGVSFDAGMACVHVLFIRQGKVLGSRSYFPKVPAGTELSEVVETFVGQFYLQGSQMRTLPSEILLDFALADKSLLAESLSELAGRKVNVQTKPRGDRARYLKLARTNAATALVTRLSQQSTIHQRLKALAEVLKLPEVKRMECFDISHTMGEQTVASCVVFDSNGPLRSEYRRYNITGITPGDDYAAMNQVLRRRYGKAIEESKIPDVILIDGGKGQLGQAKSVFAGLDVPWDKHHPLLLGVAKGSDRKAGLETLFFEPEGEGFSLPPDSPALHVIQHIRDDSHDHAISGHRKKRAKVKSTSSLETIEGIGPKRRQMLLKYMGGLQPLINASIEEIAKVPGISQALAEKIYYSLKH, from the coding sequence GTGAGTGACACTTTCGATTCCCGGGCTTTTCTCAAGACGGTAACCAGCAAGCCCGGCGTCTATCGCATGTACGATGCCGGCAGCACCGTTATCTACGTCGGCAAAGCCAAAGACCTGAAAAAACGCCTTTCCAGCTACTTCCGTACAAACCTCGCGAGCCGCAAAACCGAGGCGCTGGTGGCGTTGATTCACCACATCGACGTCACGGTGACCCACACCGAAACCGAAGCCCTGCTGTTAGAGCACAACTACATCAAGCTCTATCAGCCTCGCTACAACGTGCTGCTGCGTGACGATAAATCCTATCCTTTTATCTTCCTGAGCGCGGACAGCCACCCGCGGCTGGCCATGCACCGCGGCGCGAAGCATGCGAAGGGTGAATACTTCGGCCCGTTTCCTAACGGCTATGCCGTGCGCGAAACGCTGGCGCTGCTGCAAAAGGTTTTCCCGATTCGTCAGTGCGAGAACAGCGTTTATCGCAACCGCTCCCGGCCTTGTCTCCAGTATCAAATCGGACGCTGTCTCGGTCCCTGCGTTGCAGGTCTGGTAACGGAAGATGACTATGCTCGTCAGGTGGATTATGTCCGTCTGTTTTTAGCCGGGAAGGACGATCAGGTGCTGACGCAGCTTATCGGCCGTATGGAAGAGGCGAGCAAAAATCTTGAGTTTGAAGAGGCCGCCAGGATCCGCGATCAGATTCAGGCGGTAAGGCGCATTACCGAGAAACAGTTTGTTTCCAATACCGGCGACGATCTCGACGTTATTGGCGTATCGTTTGATGCGGGGATGGCCTGCGTTCACGTGCTGTTTATTCGCCAGGGCAAAGTGCTTGGCAGCCGTAGCTACTTCCCTAAGGTGCCAGCCGGTACCGAGCTGAGCGAAGTTGTCGAGACGTTTGTCGGCCAGTTTTATCTGCAGGGCAGCCAGATGCGCACGCTGCCTTCTGAAATTCTGCTTGATTTTGCGCTGGCGGATAAATCCCTGCTGGCGGAGTCGTTGAGCGAGCTGGCGGGCCGCAAGGTGAACGTGCAAACCAAACCTCGCGGTGACCGGGCGCGTTACCTGAAGCTTGCGCGTACCAACGCGGCAACGGCACTGGTAACCAGGCTTTCCCAACAGTCCACTATCCATCAGCGCCTGAAAGCGCTGGCTGAGGTGCTAAAACTTCCGGAAGTGAAGCGGATGGAGTGTTTTGATATCAGCCATACGATGGGGGAGCAAACTGTCGCTTCCTGCGTTGTTTTTGACAGCAACGGTCCGCTGCGGTCTGAATATCGCCGCTATAATATTACCGGCATTACGCCGGGCGATGATTATGCCGCCATGAACCAGGTGCTGCGTCGTCGCTACGGCAAGGCCATAGAAGAAAGCAAAATACCCGACGTTATCCTGATAGACGGCGGGAAGGGGCAGCTGGGGCAGGCGAAGTCCGTATTTGCCGGGCTGGACGTGCCCTGGGACAAACACCATCCTTTATTGCTTGGCGTGGCAAAAGGCAGCGACCGTAAAGCAGGGCTGGAAACGCTGTTCTTCGAACCGGAAGGTGAGGGGTTCTCTTTGCCGCCGGATTCTCCGGCACTGCATGTGATCCAGCACATCCGTGATGATTCACACGATCATGCGATTTCCGGGCACCGTAAAAAACGCGCTAAGGTGAAAAGTACCAGCTCGTTGGAAACCATCGAAGGGATCGGACCTAAACGCCGCCAGATGTTGCTGAAGTATATGGGCGGATTGCAACCGTTAATCAATGCCTCTATCGAGGAGATCGCAAAAGTGCCGGGCATCTCGCAGGCATTGGCAGAAAAGATCTACTACTCGTTGAAACATTAA
- the pgsA gene encoding CDP-diacylglycerol--glycerol-3-phosphate 3-phosphatidyltransferase — MRFNIPTLLTLFRVILIPFFVLAFYLPFNWGPFLCAFIFWLAAITDWFDGFLARRWNQSTRFGAFLDPVADKVMVVVALVLVAEHYHAWWVTLPAATMIAREIIISALREWMAEIGKRSRVAVSWIGKTKTMAQMLALIGMLWRPNMWIEYTGIALFFVAAVLTFWSMFQYLAAARGDLLEP; from the coding sequence ATGCGATTCAATATCCCAACACTGCTCACGCTGTTTCGTGTCATCCTTATCCCGTTCTTTGTGCTGGCGTTTTATCTGCCGTTCAATTGGGGCCCGTTCCTTTGCGCGTTCATCTTCTGGCTGGCGGCTATCACCGACTGGTTTGACGGTTTCCTGGCGCGTCGCTGGAACCAGAGCACGCGCTTTGGCGCATTCCTTGACCCGGTTGCTGATAAGGTGATGGTGGTCGTGGCTTTAGTACTGGTGGCGGAACACTACCATGCCTGGTGGGTGACCCTGCCTGCGGCAACGATGATCGCTCGTGAAATTATTATTTCCGCACTGCGCGAATGGATGGCGGAAATTGGCAAGCGCAGCCGCGTGGCGGTGTCCTGGATTGGCAAAACCAAAACCATGGCACAGATGCTGGCGTTGATCGGGATGCTGTGGCGGCCGAACATGTGGATCGAATACACCGGCATCGCGCTTTTCTTCGTGGCTGCGGTTCTGACCTTCTGGTCAATGTTCCAGTATCTTGCTGCGGCACGCGGCGATTTGCTCGAACCGTGA
- a CDS encoding alpha/beta hydrolase, whose protein sequence is MNTTSRHAFDVDFQGHRLQADSIYGSNGHVLMIHGGSKDREAGLKYRHLMAELGFGSTAFDCIGHGETGGELSHSSLISRTEQARAIADRLGSQLTACMGVSMGAYNALHLSKFVPLHALILMVPGVYHPAAYRVNFGPEFSTIIRQPRSWEESDAWQLVSEFSGNVLVIAAAEDRVIPAEIPPRLYDSASGQGKHALLTVPDSDHSSVWPALQHSPQLCDKTRCLLMECLTPT, encoded by the coding sequence ATGAACACCACCTCCCGCCACGCTTTTGACGTTGATTTTCAGGGCCACAGGCTCCAGGCCGACAGCATATACGGCAGTAATGGCCACGTGTTGATGATCCACGGTGGCTCAAAAGACCGTGAGGCCGGCTTGAAATACCGGCATCTGATGGCGGAGCTGGGCTTTGGCAGCACGGCGTTTGACTGCATCGGTCATGGGGAAACCGGCGGCGAGCTGTCTCATTCCTCACTGATTAGCCGTACAGAGCAGGCCAGAGCAATAGCCGATCGTTTGGGTTCTCAGCTCACCGCTTGCATGGGCGTGAGTATGGGCGCTTACAACGCGCTGCATCTCAGCAAGTTTGTTCCTCTGCATGCGCTGATCTTGATGGTGCCCGGCGTGTATCATCCTGCGGCGTATCGAGTAAATTTTGGGCCTGAATTTTCCACCATCATTCGTCAGCCGCGCAGCTGGGAAGAAAGCGATGCGTGGCAGCTTGTGTCTGAATTTAGCGGTAATGTCCTGGTGATTGCCGCCGCTGAAGATCGGGTGATTCCGGCAGAGATCCCGCCGCGGCTTTATGACTCAGCCTCGGGCCAGGGGAAACATGCCTTGTTGACGGTGCCTGATTCAGACCATAGCAGCGTGTGGCCGGCGCTACAGCACAGCCCTCAACTCTGTGATAAAACCCGCTGTTTACTGATGGAATGCCTGACGCCGACGTAA
- a CDS encoding UPF0149 family protein — protein sequence MTQGPLNEDEIIWLDDVLLKYGTAHSVIDVAELDGLLTAVLSGPKTIEPATVLRAVWGGDVEPEWESKEELTRFNVLVFQHMNDIAERLAEYPGQFEPLFGTSEVDNREITIVEEWCYGYMRGVSLESWPALPAELQPELDAIALHGLIENEEQFENLTPEAFLASIEAIKPAALALYGYWHSQRDGASLH from the coding sequence ATGACCCAGGGACCGCTGAACGAAGACGAAATTATTTGGCTTGATGATGTGCTGCTGAAGTACGGCACCGCGCATTCGGTGATTGACGTGGCCGAACTGGATGGGTTGCTCACGGCAGTCCTTTCTGGCCCTAAAACGATCGAGCCTGCCACCGTGCTGCGGGCCGTATGGGGCGGTGATGTTGAGCCTGAGTGGGAGTCCAAAGAAGAACTTACCCGCTTTAACGTCCTCGTGTTCCAGCACATGAATGACATTGCGGAGCGTCTGGCAGAATATCCTGGGCAGTTTGAGCCGCTGTTTGGCACCAGCGAAGTAGACAACCGTGAAATTACGATTGTTGAAGAGTGGTGCTACGGCTATATGCGCGGTGTTTCACTGGAAAGCTGGCCTGCGCTGCCCGCTGAGCTTCAGCCTGAGCTGGATGCCATTGCGCTGCACGGGCTTATAGAGAATGAAGAGCAGTTTGAGAACCTGACGCCGGAAGCGTTTCTGGCAAGCATCGAGGCAATTAAACCTGCAGCGCTTGCGCTTTATGGCTACTGGCACAGCCAGCGCGATGGGGCTTCGCTGCACTAA
- the ftnA gene encoding non-heme ferritin yields MLKTEMIEKLNEQMNLELYSSLLYQQMSAWCSYHSFEGAAAFLRRHAQEEMEHMQRLFAYLNDTGSMPRINAIQSPYLEYASLDELFKATYEHEQLITRQINELAHSAMISQDYPTFNFLQWYVAEQHEEEKLFKSVLDKLSLVGKSGEGLYFVDKELATLDTQA; encoded by the coding sequence ATGCTGAAGACGGAAATGATTGAAAAACTTAACGAGCAGATGAACCTTGAACTCTACTCCTCCCTGCTCTATCAGCAGATGAGCGCCTGGTGCAGCTATCACAGCTTTGAAGGGGCCGCCGCCTTCCTGCGCCGCCATGCTCAGGAAGAGATGGAGCATATGCAGCGTCTGTTTGCTTATTTAAATGATACCGGGAGCATGCCGCGTATTAACGCCATTCAGTCCCCGTATTTAGAATATGCTTCGCTGGATGAATTATTTAAAGCCACCTACGAGCACGAGCAGTTAATTACTCGTCAGATTAATGAGCTGGCCCACTCCGCAATGATTTCTCAGGATTATCCAACCTTTAATTTCCTGCAGTGGTATGTTGCCGAGCAGCATGAAGAAGAAAAACTGTTTAAATCCGTGCTGGATAAACTCAGCCTGGTGGGTAAAAGCGGCGAAGGTCTGTACTTCGTTGATAAAGAGCTGGCAACCCTGGACACTCAGGCTTAA
- a CDS encoding NupC/NupG family nucleoside CNT transporter: protein MNILHFLLALVVIMGLAWLVSFDRKTIRVRYLLQLIVIEGLLAFFFLHSDSGLWVINGVSGFFGHLLTFAGQGSDFVFGGMSKAGLAFIFLGVLCPIIFISALIGILQHFRILPVIIRIVGTLLSKVNGMGKLESFNAVSSLILGQSENFIAYKGVLGDLSSRRLFTMAATAMSTVSLSIVGAYMTMLEPKYVVAALILNMFSAFIILSIINPTRPGAEPEIKLEKMHESQSFFEMLGEYILAGFKVAMIILAMLIGFIALISAVNALFATVFGMSFQQILGYVFYPFAWLVGIPQADALKAAGIMATKLVANEFVAMIELQKIMATLSPRGLGILSVFLVSFANFASIGIVAGAIKGLNEKQGNVVSRFGLRLVYGATLVSLLSAAFAGLVL from the coding sequence ATGAATATTCTTCATTTTCTTCTCGCACTTGTTGTCATCATGGGGCTGGCCTGGCTGGTGAGCTTCGATCGTAAAACCATCCGTGTCCGCTATTTGTTACAACTTATCGTTATTGAAGGCCTGCTGGCTTTCTTCTTCCTGCACTCCGACAGCGGGCTGTGGGTGATTAACGGCGTGTCCGGTTTCTTTGGCCACCTTCTGACCTTTGCCGGACAGGGCAGTGATTTCGTCTTCGGCGGAATGAGCAAAGCCGGGCTGGCCTTTATCTTCCTCGGCGTGCTGTGCCCGATAATCTTTATCTCTGCGCTGATCGGGATTCTTCAGCACTTCCGCATTCTGCCTGTTATTATTCGCATCGTCGGCACGCTGCTTTCAAAAGTGAACGGCATGGGCAAGCTGGAGTCGTTTAACGCCGTCAGCTCGTTGATTCTGGGCCAGTCAGAAAACTTCATTGCCTACAAGGGCGTGCTGGGCGACCTGAGTTCTCGCCGCCTGTTCACTATGGCCGCCACGGCAATGTCCACCGTTTCGCTGTCGATCGTCGGGGCCTACATGACGATGCTGGAGCCGAAGTACGTGGTGGCTGCGCTGATTCTGAATATGTTCAGCGCCTTTATTATCCTGTCTATCATCAACCCGACTCGTCCGGGCGCTGAGCCAGAAATTAAGCTTGAGAAGATGCACGAGTCGCAGAGCTTCTTCGAGATGCTGGGGGAGTACATCCTCGCGGGTTTCAAGGTAGCGATGATTATTCTGGCGATGCTGATTGGTTTTATTGCGCTTATCAGCGCCGTTAACGCGCTGTTTGCCACGGTCTTTGGCATGAGCTTCCAGCAAATTCTTGGCTACGTGTTCTATCCGTTTGCCTGGCTGGTGGGTATTCCTCAGGCGGATGCGCTGAAGGCGGCCGGAATTATGGCAACCAAGCTTGTGGCTAACGAATTTGTGGCGATGATTGAGCTGCAAAAGATCATGGCAACGCTGTCGCCGCGTGGCCTCGGGATCCTGTCCGTCTTCCTGGTGTCGTTTGCTAACTTTGCTTCAATCGGGATTGTGGCCGGCGCCATTAAAGGGCTGAATGAAAAGCAGGGGAACGTGGTTTCTCGCTTTGGCCTTCGCCTGGTTTACGGCGCGACGCTGGTCAGCCTGCTGTCGGCGGCGTTTGCCGGCCTGGTACTGTAA
- a CDS encoding DUF3574 domain-containing protein produces the protein MAFYKATLAGALALVLAGCVAPAKTTTAVTAPAKQCQVGDAMTQTTLYFGISRPSGAIITANEWRSFVDKDVTPRFREGLTEYDAKGQWLNAKGEVTHEPSKAIMLIRGSDAESSKKVDELRAIYKTRFAQESVMRVDQPVCAAF, from the coding sequence ATGGCATTTTATAAAGCAACACTTGCAGGGGCATTAGCCCTGGTGCTGGCGGGCTGTGTGGCCCCGGCAAAAACGACCACGGCGGTTACGGCCCCGGCTAAGCAGTGCCAGGTCGGCGACGCAATGACGCAAACCACGCTCTATTTCGGCATTAGCCGCCCATCCGGCGCGATAATTACCGCGAACGAGTGGCGTAGCTTTGTGGATAAAGACGTCACCCCACGCTTCCGCGAAGGGCTGACTGAGTATGACGCCAAAGGCCAGTGGCTGAATGCGAAAGGCGAAGTGACGCACGAACCGAGCAAGGCGATTATGCTGATCCGCGGCAGCGATGCTGAGAGCAGTAAGAAGGTTGACGAGCTGCGTGCTATCTATAAAACCCGCTTTGCGCAGGAATCTGTGATGCGCGTTGACCAGCCGGTCTGTGCCGCATTCTGA